A stretch of DNA from Besnoitia besnoiti strain Bb-Ger1 chromosome II, whole genome shotgun sequence:
ATGCTGCCCGGAACCGACCCACGGCTGTGGACCGCCCtgtgcgccgcccgccgttTGCGCGTCCTTCGTCTGGGCGTCTTCTGTCGcgtggcgtctccgcgtgctccgctgcgcagctctccgcgaggcgacgaggggcgGCCAAGGCAAGAGAAGGGTCAGAAGGGACTCCGGTTACTCTAATCGCCGTCGGGGAAGGTCGCGGAAGGCCTCTGGACTGCGAGGGGcatggcgagggcgccgcatgCAATAGGGACTTCTTAGCGCGACAAAGGGGACAACATAAAAGAGGGAAACCGTCCACAGAGAAACAGTGCCGGCGGCGTCCAGAAGCAGGACGgagcagaggcagacagagaaggacTCGTACGCAAGCTCCGACCGCGATCAGAGACGGAACGCCTTCAGACAGACCCGCGGGAGAGACGCACTaggcgcggcagagcggcAGTTACAGTCGAGCAAGGGCCGGAAGGCCACACGCACCCGGGGACGAGACTcgaagcggcggagaggaggaaatcGCGAGCGAACGTCcccgagaggaggcgaggagacggggcgacgacgcgcagagaaaacacACACAGCAGTCATGGGGGCGGGATGGTCGGACTCGAACAACATTTACATCTTTGTAAATGAGCCAATTTACTCCCCAGGTACGCGCAGGTGTGTTTGCTGTTCCCCTCCAAAGGACCGTGTTTTCTTTCCATCTATCCTCCCCTTCCTCGATGCGGACTTACGTTTTTCTcacgccgctgtcgctgagTTTGCTTCACTCGAGATTGCTGCCTCCCTCAGGCGAGCAGGTGAATGGAGAGATCTTCGTGAACGTCGTCGAGGACATATCGGGCGGCCGGCTCATGCTCTACCTGGATGGAGAGGAGGACGTCAACTACACAGACACGCAGTAAGCGGCTTTCCTGTTGTTGAGGCGGTCTCTGCATGCCGACACGTGGCAGGTTGTGGCGGTGCAGCAGGGCGAAGCGCGGCTTCGATCTTGTCCTGTCGTGCCGATAGGCACGCCACGAATCGCTTGTGCGCGCATTGTCTATGGATACTCGAGGGAACGTCGGTATTCGTGTGAAGGGCTTTTTCCCACGTCTCCGTTGAGATCGCGTTGCATGAAAATGGAGTCACTCGCGCCGTGTCTCCGCACACGTGAGCCTCCCTCAAGGCGGCCCCGTGAGCTTGTGCGTCTCTCCAGCGTGGCTGTCGCTGTGCGGCAGTGAGGGAGTCCTCTTCAGGACTTTCGATGCGAATTTACTTCACTAGTTTCTCTCTTAGTTGCCTCACTTGCGCACACTTCGTTCGAGTTTCTTTGCTGCCCCAGTGTTAGACGGTGGACGGTGCATGCGATTGCAAGTGCGggccgctctcgcgtctgcaAAAAAAGAACGTACGATACGTGGAGGCTCTTCCCATCTTCCTTGCACACTacagatgcatgcatatatatatatatatgcatatatatatatacatgtacatatatgtatgctgcATCTATCTTTATACATATAGCTACTTACATACCAAGGCGCATGTTTACATATTTGTGTGTATATCTGTTCGTGAACGGATATGTGTTTCCGGCACATGACTGCGGGCGTCAACTGTGTTCTAGCTCTACACATCTCcatcaatatatatatgtatttaggTCTATACAGATAGGAGGGCGCGTAGACGCGCGCGTGGGTGATCCTGTGAACGGCTGGTAGTGAGATGGTGTGCGTGCAGGGGGCTGCGGTCGACGTATGTAACGGAGAAGAAGCTCTACTACACGGCGTCAAAGAATCTGTACACATTCGAGAACGGCGTTCTGCCGGCGGGGAAGTACCGCTTCCCTTTCTGCTTCGTCCTGCCGCCGGCGATTTGCCCGAACTGCAGCGTTGCGGGCCTCGTCGGCAAGGGTACCAAGACAGCGCGGTGCGTGTCCCCCCGGGGCCTGCTCTGAGGCTAAATCGCCTCAAAAACCCGCGCgtctgtcctctctctccttcccgaCCCCATGCGGCTGCCTCCGAgggtctctcgcgcctcaaGCATAAGCTCGCAGCAGCCGTTGTGCCTGTGTGCGCCTCTCCAGCCTCTGCAGgggtcgcgcgtcttcgccgaccGCGCCCAGCATGCGTCAGCCGCTGCCCCGTTGAAGCCAGGCGCGTGCATCCTGTCTGTCTCCATTTCCAACCTTGCGTAACAGTCCAGGGGCCGTCGCGTCGACGGCTGTTTGGTGGCGGCTGTGGGGTTGGTTCTTGTttccttcgtcgccctcctcctccccctcctgcgTGTCGCAAGTCGTGGGCCTTTTCTTGCATGCCCTCGTCGCTCAACCTCCTCGCTCAAGCCCTTTTCTGACTCACCCTGTTCGCTGCCATCTTAACATATAAGATCACGTTGTGACGCTGGTTCCTTAGTTGCAGTTACCTTTGTACTCTAGATAATTACAGTTGTCACTTTAGCGTTCTGTTGGGCCTTTCGTGCCTGGtcttctcggcgtcctctatctcgccgcgtgtctgccctctttttctctgtcgGTTTGCAGGTACGCGGGCTACGTGACGTACAAGATTCGCTGTCAGGTGGAGGAGACGGTCACGACACCGCCGCCGGAGCTGTCCAGCGTGTCGCCGCCCGTGGCGAGCGCCGGTCTGTCGATCTTCACGGGTCGGATGAACGACGCGGCGTCGTACTTGTCTGACGACTTCGAAGTCATCGAGGTCTCTGGCGACACGCCTGAACAGTTCGACAACCTCATGAAGGAGGCCCCCCTGAACGGCTTCCTGCGAAACAAACTCTCAAAGTCCGCACGGACAAAACCCGTTGGCGACCTCGTCCAGGAGGTCGAACTGGTGAGAAAGAAGCAAATGAGACTTACGACACAGCCGCAAGGCGAGATTCACACACGCCGCCAAAAGGCGGCCGAACCCAATCCGGATTCAGCATttggaggcgaagaagaaggcgatcCTAGCGAGCCTCGCGTcaggcgggagggggggatgGGGGGAGGGAATGATGGCATGGggtcgcgtccgcgcctgcgcacacGGGGACGGCCACGTAGCATGCGTATCGCTCTCACACGTATATGTACATCGGTTTtacgtcgcgcgcgtgcagcatctgacggcctcgcgtcgctcccTAGTTTGTGCTTTTCGTCTGTAGTCCATCAAAGTCCCGACAGAGGAGCCCAACGTCACGCAGAGCGACATCGTGCAGCACTTTCGAACGCTCGGATGCGTCCCATCTGGCTCGCTCGCCACGAGCGTCACTGCCGATCGCCTGAGCTGCTTCCCGGGAGACGGTAAGAAATATAAACGAGACACCCGCGTGCGCGATGTGCCTGTAAAGCTGCTCGATTATACCTAGCTGAATATGTATTCATTTGTGTATCTATGCGTGAATATCCTCATTGGGATGTGCTCGCGTATCTGTTCTTCACCAGAGGATTCGTCCCTGTGCACGTGTCCGTGTAtgtatgcgcatgcatgcgcttgtgtatctgtatctatgtctatctatgtatctatctatcttcCTATATATACGCAAGTTTGGATGTGTGGGGGtagacatgcatgcatatctGTGTGTATTCATGCGGGTTTACGCACGTGTATTCGCAAGGGTGTGTGCACGTGTGTATCCGTGTGTGCATCTATTTATCGATAGAGCTTGTGTATGGGATGAGTAGATGCTGTCTATTTGACATAGGCCATGTTAACTCGTATTAACATATGAGTTAACATGGCcctatgcatgcatatgcatgcatacaagTATGCACGCGTAGATACATAGCGTTTTGAAAATGATTGTTCGCCTTCGCACGCGTTCGCAGGTGTGACCGTAAACGTGGAGATTCAAAACaggacgaggaagcgaatCAAGGATGTCGAGGCGTGCGTGGTTCGCGAGGTGGTAAGATCCCCCATCTCTGTTGCTGACATCTGCTTGTGAGGCGGATCTGCCTCAAGTCGCGTTGGtcacgcctgcagctgcttcgcttTGAAGGCCCTCGACGCTGCACTCTGTTTACTCCTTTCTTCCCCCCAGCGGGCGCAGCTTTTCTTTCCCTCGTTCCGTACCCGTCTAAGCGCATGCACCTCTGTGTTCCTGGCTGGTGGCATCGTTCGCTTGGCTCTTCATTTCGCATGCTTCCCTACCACTGCAGAGTTTTGTCTACGCCGTCTCAGACGCGCATTCGCAGAGAGGCCACATGAGGCAGCGGGGGTCAGGCACCGCACGCTGGaacagcgccgcgcgagctttTCAGAGTCTCTGCCTTCCGGTCTATAAGACGCAGGGTTTttacatatgtatatttatatgagCGTACCTCATGCAAAGGTCTTGCAACACATTGGGTATATGTGCGCAGGTTCCATACATAGAATTGGACGTGCCGCGTTTATATGTACGAATGGATACGAGTAATGTACTAAATAAAACTTGTTTTAGTAACCTTTTTCACAGACATATTCGTCATTCCACCTATTTGTGTGTGTTCTAGAAAGAATCGACCATTTAACACGTATACATTCGTCTTCGTAGACACATAAATACTCATATTgatacatatgcatgcatgtccGTAGTGGATATGCATGCGGATCCAAGCTTCTCCGAAGGGTCGTTTTCGTAGGCTTGTTTGTGGGTGTTTGTCTTTTTGTGACCATGCATCATGCAAAAAAACGCACCCAAGGATGGGTGCGTTGGTGTGCTGCATACGTGTGAGTTCTGCGTCTGTTGTTAACTCCAGAGGCAATCGGTTtgattatcggaggtcttgcagtagTAATGTGCGGATACAGATCTACGAGTGCATATGCGTTTATACACAAGTATGCACGTATCTGCGTGGATGCGCGTGCGCTTGAATCGCGTGCATGGCTGGTTACGTGTGCCTTGTTCCCCGGGTTTCGAGGCAGCGAACACCTCGGAGGGCTTCCGTTTAGTCTCGGTGTCCGTTTCTCTTGTGATTTTCTACAGATCTTTTCAGTGAATTCGCGCGAGAAATTCACCGCGAGAGAGGTTGTTGCCTCCGAGAAGGTCCCCGGCATTCCCCGCCAGAAGGAAGCCAAGGCCTCAGGGCGCGAAAGCTTGCACATCACCGTCACCATGCCTCCCGGAACCCAGGTGCGTGTACCGTCAGACCTGGCTTTTTGTTTCTTTATTCTAACGCGTGTCGGCactctcgcctctgctgctggtGTGATGCATGCGACAGGCGCATGTGTCTGTGCCAGTCTCGTCCGCCGAGCGCACGCCAGCGGGGTGGTGGCGTTCACAACTGGAGAGTGCAGAATCTACGCACTtcacgcgaggcggcgggtgAGAGTGTCGTCCCATGTGGCTCTCCGGGGGCACTCTCTTGGGTTTTTTTGCGCACGTGTGTGCGCAGCCAACGATGTCGAgcacgctgctgcggctgcagtaCAAGCTGGAGGTGGCTCTGAAGCTGGGCGAGAAGCCGTTTGTCTCCTCCCTGGACTTAGTCGTCCTGAAGAagtcgcagacgcagaacgaGTACCTCGCAAGTCtcaaggcgccgcgcggttgGGACGGAGTCGCGCTGTTGCCTGGAACCGACCTCGCGATGATCAAAGTGAGCAGCCGATTCCCGAGGAACACACAGAGGAGAGTGGCTAGGCGGGACGAGGAAAGACGGCAAAgcagagagcggccgcgcgggaagttcagcggagagggagaggttTCACGCGCAGTTAGCGTGCGACTGGCGCGCGGCACAGGCCACTGAGCGAGATGGCAGGCGTGGGTCTGCGGGGAAGCGCAGAGTGCACAGACTCCCTTCGCGACGCGTCCGCTCGGGTCAGCGCGAAGCCATAAGACTGGTTGATAACGTAAATACTAACAAGCCGCCTGTATGTTAGTAGTTACGTTATCAGCCAGTCGTTCTcgcaccgctcgtcacgtacCAAGTATACATTCGCACTGTTGATTATTTATGTCAGTTGCTGATCTACAAACAGGTCACAGTATACAATATCTTCCATACATGCACCGAAACTATAGCTATGGTaacatccaatgttcacgctcatggaCGCAGTATCCAGGACCCGCTGGGCTGTTTAATTCGCgttgcgcgtgtgtctccaggtgcgcggcgcgccgagccccGACCGCGGCGAGTACACAGGCATCGGGACAGTTATTTTTTGATTGTTTTCGCGAGGCGGTGCCGGTCCGTCGCTTCTGCGTTTCAGACAGCTTCGCGCAAGACAAGGAAAACGAAGTTTTCtgcggaagcggagagatCGGATTTGATCGCAGGGCGCCTGGCCGCGGCCCctgccgaaggccgcgggggCCGAACACATTTTTTAGGGCTCGATGGGGTAGACCGACAGTCTCTGGTGTTCCAGCGACAAAGAGCGTACCGCGTCAACTGGGCTGGGGCATTGCGCAGTGGGACTTCGCACACGTCTTCGGGCTGGAAGTGTGCGTGGCCGCTCGGACATCTGCATGAGCTGGTCTGCAGAGTGTTTTTCCTCAGAGGATTGCGTGCGTTtcaggcgccgctgtcggcTATCCGACGGGGCGCTGCGTAGCGAAGGCTAGGAAGCGGGGTTGGCACACGGTGGTTCTCTAATTAGTCGGCGGGACGTGCCGCCTACACGCAGGTTCCTGTGTGGTGGAGTacgcaggacgcgcgcgcatgcgcagtaGCGAACTTGGGAATGTGTAGAGTTCTCATGCACCAGGACGGCgtgcagcgagcggcgcaaCGGACACGGACTTCCCTGTTGTATTCTTCGCGGGgagcggaggccgctgcgaggcTGCGTGGCACGCATCCGCACACAGACCAACGGGGCGACGCAGGTCTGTCTTGTCATTCGCTTCGAACGTGCCTCATTTTTTTGCCAAGGCGTTTGAGTAGTTCCACAGGATGATGCGCTGAACCCAGCGCGTGTACCTGCGTCGAGGAgtcgcgaggcgaagacgtcAGCCGGCGGTGTAGCTGTGCGACTGGTTCCGGAGCTGCGGCTCGTCGCCCGGTCGCCTCTAGAAGTAGTCCTTTCAAGCGgagcggggaggggggcggcggggagggggagagaaggGCAGGTGCGGACGTGTGAGAAGTTGCAGCCTGGATACGGATATCCGATGCGTCACAGCAGGTCGACGGATCCGTTTCTTCAGAAAACGTCGCTATATCTATATAAAAATATAAGTCTATACAGGTGCACGTACATCGGCGAGCGCGTGTGTCAGTAGATACCCAGCTTGCCGTGCCCGTTGGCGCGTCGGTGAGGATGCCCACGGAGGAAACGCTTACACCACAGTAGATCTCTGCGTGCATAGGTGACATCGCTCAGGTGCCTCATGCAGGCGTCTGTTGAATTATGTTTGCGTCGAAGCAGCTTGCGTGTTAAGGTACTCCAGCGTTCTGTTGTCTGTGAGCAGACTTATTGACAGGTCGGCATGTAGTTGCACAGCATGCGTTGCTACTGACTGCGAGTGAGCTTCACTCTTGTCGTTCCGGCGTGCATCAATATCTCTATCTCATCCACGCTAGGTCACACACGTATGTCTTTGCACTGGGTGTCTGGGGGCAGGCTTGAGTAGCGGACCTGGAGGACCTGCAGTGTTGAACTAGAGTGCGTATTGGGCTGCAGGCCTATTTGTGTAGAGGTGCCGTTATTTGCCCCGAAATCGTAGGGCAGAGGATTTGTATTTGAAGCGTCTCGCATGCAACGCTAGGAGCGAGCTGTGCGGTCCCTCTCGAAGGTGCTGCACACATCTGTGCCGCCGATACACGCTCGCGTAAccatatacacacatacgtaCATGCAAACAACGGTCTGGCGTCTTGGTATTGCGAGCGGCAGGGGCCGCAACCTGGTGAGTCGttcagcggagagagaagcgaaaacGCCTTATTTTTTCCCAGCACGTTGACGCAAACACCCGAACTGCCGTCGTGGCGTTCTCTGAGGCGGATAATCGCGCTCGACGCTtctctggcgccgcctggGTCTGACCCCTCCGTATCGATCTGCCAGCCTCACCTTGCGCGAAAGCGAAACTGGTCTATCTAGCAGCTTTTCCGCTGTCTGCAGCGTACTCCTTCGTTGTAAACTATTGACTTAGTGCCGACATCGGCAAACCGGAGCCTCGCATTCACCCGCTCAACGCCAATCGTGCCAGCACCTTGAGTGCGCAAACCGAGCGATAGCGGCAGACAGCTTTTCTGTCGACGGGAATCACGATCTTGTCCAGCTGGCATACGCTGAGTGCAAAGCTAGAAAGACTAGTTTTACTGTTCTGCAATTTGCTTGTGCCCTTTCGTCTGCATTCTTCTTGGTGTCGGCGCTGCCCATGCGAAGAGAGGTCTCTGCGGTTCATCGGACTTGGCTGACGAAGCGTTCCGCAGACGTGTGCGTCTGCCGGAGCACGGAAGAGTTACTTAAAAAGAAGTCTGCAGATGGTGAATACACGCGATAGCGCAAACACGTGAGACACGGCCAAGCGAACACTGTGAGGGCATATTCGGGTGAAGGAGGGCAAGGCCGCATGATGCAACTGCGCCCACATTGGACTCCATCCCGACAAGAGAGCAAGAGAGATGCGAGGCACTCGGGCTGTACAGAGAGGTACATACATCCACAGAAGTCTGCGCCTTAGGATGCCAGAGACTGACACTGCCCCTGGTCTCGGAGACATACGAGTTATGCCTCTCATACAACCCGTCCGACTTGTTCACAAAACGGCATCAGATAATACAGAGCGACAGACAAACCGCAACATCAGGGAGGGTCGTTTTTTTGTCTTGGTCTGGGGATTCGTTATGTTCAGATTTTAAGGAGTTGGAAGAAGGCCTCGGGAGGCACGCGGACGTTGGATATGCTTCTCAGTTTCTTTTTGCgctctttttccttctcgagTAGCTTCATCTTGCGTGTCATGTCGCCGCCGTAGCATTTGGAGAGCACGtctttcttcgcggcgcgcacaACTTCGCGTGCAATGACTTTCCCGTTCAAAATGCATTGAATGACAACTTCAAACTGGTGCTGGGGAATGAGTTTCGCCAGCCGCTGAGTGTACTTGATGCCCTGAACGCCATCCACAACCCGCCCAAACCAGAGAAGGAGATTTGAAGCATTGCCTCCAGCCCCACAAAGGCACACACGAGCTCAGAAGGTGGCGCGGAGGGGATCTACGAGGCCCGCAGAGGCCCGGAACGAGGACCTCCGTACGCGCTGGCGCAAAGCAGTGACAAACGCCTTCACGCGGCCAACACCGTCAGCAACCCAAACGGAACACACAAATATACCAGCTCTCAAGGCGGTGTCACCGCggtgcacacacacacatttAAACACCATGGGCGATATTTGGATGATTTGGTTCCGCAGGCAGCATTTCCACGGATGTGTTCTGGCTGCCTTTGTATCTGCAAGCGCAAGATCAATCCCAACATAAACTTGGGCGTGGGCTCACACACAGGCATATGCGTGCATACTGCCTAGAGACACCCTTTGGGATGTGCGCTTTCTACGCCTTCCCGGTATCGGGGAGTAAGCCCGATATCGTCGGCATGGATTATTTTAGGCGCTGAACACAAAAAGCGTTTTTCTTTCCCGGCCGCTTTTTCGGTGCGTTGGTGCGTCGGTGTGTACCTGCTCTCGCGCCCTGTCCCGCTGAGCGAGGAAGCTGAGAGCATCCACGCGTTCCCCGTTGAAGCGAAACCCGACTTTGACAATATCCGCAGGGGCTGTTcctgaagaggagaaaagaaagcCTCAAAACAACCAACGCTGTCCGCAGCGCCCACCGCGGTGACACCACCGCTCGACATCGACTGCGCAGCCGAATCTGCATTTGTTTCAATAGTACTCTAGCATATCGATGCCCCATATCGCACCACCCCTGCATTTTCGCAGAACGCCCGTGACCTTAGAAGCCTCGCCCGAAGCTAAAGTCGAGGACGGAAAAGTGCCTGCCAACATGTTCCGAATGAAATCCACTATGCCTCTAATTAATGGGAAGGAAGCCACGACAGCCACATGATTCCAGGTGCAATCAAGGACACACTTGTTGTATCTTCCTAGACGACTACAAAGCGATAGATCCAGTGGACACTCTGTCTTGGCACGTGTGTCTGCATTCACATCTCCACGCACAAAAACATACATCCacatatgaatatatatatatttgtaccGGCGTCGATGTAGTCAAAGGAGATGAGGCCGCTGGTGAGCGCTTGAAGTTTGTCAAAGAAGTCGAGGATGACCTCTGCCAGCGGGATCTTGTAGACAAGAATGACGCGGCTTTCCttggcgtctgcgccagCGCTCGCGAGCAACTCGTATTTTaactcctcgccgcgcttctccaTGCAGAGCTGCTGTATGGCGGGGACTGCCTTCTGCGGCACGATCAACGTTGCCTCGACCTGTACAAACATCCGCGAGGGCATTCAAAATGCCTTCTCTAAAACGAAGTGGCTGTCCTTAGAGACGCCACACACACATCACCGCTTCCATGCCGACCCTAGATGCAACGGCACACAATGGAGGCGCAACTGGCGTCAGAGTGGCGCCCAAACGGAGGGACGACACTGAAAGAAAGTCGCTTGCGATGACGCCCGACGCCGTCGGGAGCATCTCAAGCCTGTGGACCGGCTGAGAGGGGACAGCGAGAAAATGGCAAAGCCGCTGCCGGGTTCTACTTGAACAGCGCAATCGAGGCAAAGACAGGGGGCTTTTACCTGCTTTTTAAAAAAAAGTATCAGTTTAACAAAGCTATTTTTTACATTAAATAAATCAAGTAAAAAAACCAGCGACTGTGCCTGTGAGACGTGGCTTACCATCGGCTCCTCTACCCGCTCGAAATAATCAGGAAAATCCGACGCGGACTGTACTGTCAGCTTCTTCTCacccttcttcttcggcgtcaCCTCGTACGGAACTGTCGGGCACGTTACTAGGACGCTCACGTCGTGCTCAGTTTTCAGTCTGAATAGACGCAGAAAACATAGTCGCTGAATACGCTTCCTCCTACGCCTTCTCGTTAGCAGAGGTGTAACACCTCTCTCcacaaagagagaaagacgagcCGTACACGTATAtcaatacatatatatatgtacgctGATGCAGGCACATCTATAAATCTATATATCAATATttagatatatgtatatacacgcACGAGCAGTGAAGTATTGGCAGGCCCGCGCGAGAGCAAGAGATATGTATGCAAGTAAGCTGAGATGCCCGCGAGCACAT
This window harbors:
- a CDS encoding arrestin (or s-antigen), n-terminal domain-containing protein (encoded by transcript BESB_040540) yields the protein MGAGWSDSNNIYIFVNEPIYSPGEQVNGEIFVNVVEDISGGRLMLYLDGEEDVNYTDTQGLRSTYVTEKKLYYTASKNLYTFENGVLPAGKYRFPFCFVLPPAICPNCSVAGLVGKGTKTARYAGYVTYKIRCQVEETVTTPPPELSSVSPPVASAGLSIFTGRMNDAASYLSDDFEVIEVSGDTPEQFDNLMKEAPLNGFLRNKLSKSARTKPVGDLVQEVELSIKVPTEEPNVTQSDIVQHFRTLGCVPSGSLATSVTADRLSCFPGDGVTVNVEIQNRTRKRIKDVEACVVREVIFSVNSREKFTAREVVASEKVPGIPRQKEAKASGRESLHITVTMPPGTQPTMSSTLLRLQYKLEVALKLGEKPFVSSLDLVVLKKSQTQNEYLASLKAPRGWDGVALLPGTDLAMIKVRGAPSPDRGEYTGIGTVIF